The Strigops habroptila isolate Jane chromosome 8, bStrHab1.2.pri, whole genome shotgun sequence genome includes a window with the following:
- the HTATIP2 gene encoding oxidoreductase HTATIP2, translating into MRKRARPSSVGMAVSGGSGSGSGRACFVLGASGETGRVLLRELLARQLFSRVTLIGRRWLSLGEETGAAVEQVVVDFERLSEHAAAFQGHDVGFCCLGTTRTKAGVDGFIRVDRDYVAQAAELAQAGGCKHFVLQSSQGANPHSRFLYLRVKGEVENLVRAVGFDRCTILRPAVLLCNRQESRPMEWIAQQFLSVVAWVFPTAYSIPVKTVARAMVASVLQPGKGKVEVLENGDIHKLGKAVPQQGT; encoded by the exons ATGCGGAAGAGGGCCCGCCCCAGCTCTGTCGGCATGGCGGTGTcgggcggcagcggcagcggcagcggcaggGCCTGCTTCGTGCTGGGCGCCTCAGGGGAGACAGGCCGGGTGCTGCTGCGGGAGCTGCTGGCCCGGCAGCTCTTTTCCAGGGTGACGCTGATCGGGCGGCGCTGGCTGAGCCTGGGCGAGGAGACCGGCGCGGCCGTG GAGCAGGTCGTGGTGGACTTCGAGCGGCTGAGCGAGCACGCTGCCGCCTTCCAGGGGCACGACGTTGGCTTCTGCTGCCTGGGCACCACCAGGACCAAGGCTGGTGTG GATGGCTTTATCCGTGTGGACCGGGACTACGTTGcgcaggcagcagagctggcgCAGGCAGGGGGCTGCAAACACTTTGTCCTGCAGTCCTCCCAGGGGGCAAACCCGCACAGCCGCTTCCTCTACCTCCGGGTGAAG GGAGAAGTGGAGAACCTGGTCCGAGCTGTTGGTTTTGATCGCTGTACCATTCTCCGGCCAGC ggtgctgctgtgcaATCGCCAGGAGTCCCGGCCCATGGAGTGGATAGCCCAGCAGTTTCTGAGTGTTGTGGCTTGGGTCTTCCCTACCGCCTACTCAATACCTGTGAAAACGGTGGCAAGGGCTATGGTGGCCAgtgtgctgcagccaggcaagGGGAAGGTGGAGGTGCTGGAGAATGGAGACATCCACAAGCTGGGAAAGGCAGTGCCACAGCAGGGCACATAG
- the LOC115612219 gene encoding 1-phosphatidylinositol phosphodiesterase-like: MEAQCWRSAAFDCTPQPAACCPDWMAGLPDALPLSRLSIPGTHDSLSLFGGRRLRCQSWGLEAQLAAGVRFLDVRCKLAQGELHVYHLCTFQRASLRGVLRRTLRFLRAHPSEAVLMRIKEELPIFSRPGFAAQLQRCLLEEGQGCVWCREEVPTLGQVRGKIVVLEALAREVLGIPYEQLSISDAWNVLSLERKWAQARRHLESAASGDPATMHLTFCSGNGLFTCPEEVARFVNPRCYQHLRRRQGQPMCWGVVIMDFPGAGLLRLIVESNGLQASGHITAAPSTPTVPSRHPHGRGDRRCSQHTSAHCPHRCPSRRMLLPAPHLCQRT, translated from the coding sequence ATGGAGGCGCAGTGCTGGCGCAGTGCAGCATTTGACTGCACgccccagccagcagcctgctgcCCTGACTGGATGGCGGGGCTTCCCGATGCCCTGCCCCTCTCCCgcctctccatccctggcacccATGACTCCCTCAGCCTGTTTGGTGGCCGGCGCCTGCGGTGCCAGAGCTGGGGCCTGGAGGCTCAGCTGGCAGCCGGTGTCCGCTTCCTGGATGTGCGCTGCAAGCTGGCACAGGGCGAGCTCCACGTCTACCACCTCTGCACCTTCCAGCGGGCCAGCCTGCGGGGGGTCCTGCGCCGCACCCTGCGCTTCCTGCGCGCCCACCCCAGTGAGGCTGTGCTCATGCGCATCAAGGAGGAGCTGCCCATCTTCTCCCGGCCTGGCTTCGCCGCCCAGCTGCAGCGCTGCTTGCTGGAGGAGGGACAGGGCTGCGTGTGGTGCCGGGAGGAGGTGCCAACGCTGGGCCAGGTGCGAGGGAAGATTGTGGTGCTGGAAGCACTGGCACGGGAGGTGTTGGGCATCCCCTATGAGCAGCTGAGCATCAGCGATGCCTGGAACGTGCTCTCGCTGGAGCGCAAGTGGGCCCAGGCACGGCGGCACCTGGAGAGTGCAGCCAGTGGGGACCCTGCCACCATGCACCTCACGTTCTGCTCCGGCAACGGGCTGTTCACCTGCCCTGAGGAGGTGGCCCGCTTTGTGAACCCCCGCTGCTACCAGCACCTGCGGCGCCGGCAGGGGCAGCCCATGTGCTGGGGGGTGGTCATCATGGACTTCCCCGGGGCAGGCCTCCTGCGGCTCATTGTGGAGAGCAACGGTCTGCAGGCCAGCGGACACATcacagcagcccccagcacccccacagTACCCTCGCGGCACCCCCACGGCAGAGGGGACAGGCGCTGCAGTCAGCACACCTCCGCTCACTGCCCACATCGGTGCCCATCGAGACGgatgctgctcccagccccacacctctGCCAAAGGACATGA